In a single window of the Luteolibacter yonseiensis genome:
- the rplJ gene encoding 50S ribosomal protein L10 has translation MNPDKKIIINGLLDRVNASPYLIVIDYTGLTVQQFTELRNRLGAGGASCTVAKNSYMRKALAEAGLPDIGADLVGQMAYVMGDSEVFAAAKAIKNFEKEFKKPEMKVGILGNAVLDTAALQSIADIPSREAVLSQLLATILEPATRIARVVKNKFDPDGDDSAESTEAPAAEAEAAPAE, from the coding sequence ATGAATCCAGATAAGAAAATCATCATCAACGGCCTCTTGGATCGCGTCAACGCGTCTCCTTACCTGATCGTCATCGATTACACCGGCCTCACCGTGCAACAATTCACGGAACTCCGCAACCGTCTCGGTGCGGGTGGTGCGAGCTGCACCGTCGCGAAGAACAGCTACATGCGCAAGGCTCTCGCCGAAGCCGGTCTCCCGGACATCGGTGCGGACCTCGTCGGCCAGATGGCCTACGTCATGGGCGACTCGGAAGTTTTCGCCGCGGCGAAGGCGATCAAGAATTTCGAAAAGGAATTCAAGAAGCCCGAGATGAAGGTTGGCATCCTTGGCAACGCGGTCCTCGACACCGCGGCGCTTCAAAGCATCGCCGACATCCCATCCCGCGAAGCGGTTCTTTCCCAACTTCTCGCAACCATCCTCGAGCCTGCGACCCGCATCGCCCGCGTGGTCAAGAACAAGTTCGATCCCGATGGCGACGATTCGGCGGAGTCCACGGAAGCACCGGCTGCCGAAGCCGAGGCCGCGCCTGCCGAATAA